The region cgttgttacaaactATTTACATGAATCTACATGTCTAACAGTTCACTACCGCATACTAGGCCTCTCCTATCTCACTATGCCACTACCAAAAAATCTCCAATTTATGCATATCTATATTTAACTAGAGGTGAGATAGACATCCGAACAGATGATCTCAGTCTAGAGCTATAATCGAACAAGCAACAAGTAAGAAagtctagatcaagagttctcaggctatcttGCGTGACTACATACAATCCCTAGGGAACTCCCCTAGACGATAACCAACCTACTGGTATTCTAACCAGCATACCACTACTcttatatcctaacatacaatTATATATACTGCAACATGTAGTATAGTGACGAAACTCTCATAAATCGGACACCCAAGGAACATAACGACATGCTCACTTTATGCATTGAATTGCTCCTGTGAACCGAATGGCACCAAAACACATTAGAACCTTAATCAATAACCCAATTCCTTTAAGTTTGACGCAAATTCAAATTGGTCAAAAAGTTAATGGTCAACTgttaacaaaagtcaacggtcaaccctcaCCACGACGTGCGAGAATCTTGGTCTCATTGTAGGAGCATCCGAATGAGACAGTCGTGAGGACTTCAAGATTCAAGACGTGACAAGCACTTTATCACGTCATGAGAACTGGATCATgggcaacttaatggattaagccttgAATCCATTAAACCATACTCTCATCTCCTCCAGAAGGCTTCCTTACACCCCATAAGCCATAAATATCATTGCTTTAAATTCATGCATGCCTAATGCAAGACTTGAGCTAAACTTAGGTCACAAATGATGAAAAAGGAGGTAAAAACCTCATGCATGAGTTCAAAACTCCACCAAACTTAAGATCTAGCACATTTAACCAGCAAGCACTAcaagaaaacagccctttaatgacgcgcaaacaatgacacacgctgatagaggacacgcatttgtgtgtgtggtaaaaaataatgtcagttttctaaaatttgaaggatagagggcacgcattttttgcgcgccctaaaattagtgtccaaaaagaaaaacacggagggcaccaaTAATAAAGAGAGTGTCGTCTAActgtgtcgctttatatttttttagaagGCGCGTTCTCTGCCtgcgatggggggggggggaaatgaaatcccaaaaaattaaacACCCCGCCTGatcatctccttcttctccttctaaaaTCCTCTCCCAAAAAACCCTAATAATCCTTTAGGCAgttcgtctctctctctctctctctctctctctctctctctctctctctttctctctctctctcctttggAATCAGATTCTTGAAAGATCGAAACCATAATCGTAGCCCTAACTACGACATGTCTTACCCACCGAGATCTTCAAATCAAAATGAAAGCGATGACCAACACGAAAAACGTTGGCTATATGAAACTCTGTTCCATGGTTTGACTTAATGAAAATCTGTGAATTCCATGAGTTATCACAATGAAGTATGGAATGCAAAGATTGATTCTCCTTCTTAGTGGGTAGCGGGAggtcttttattttcttctaaaaTCCCGATTCTCTCATTTTTCTATCGACTTAGTACATGCTAGGGTTTTTGGTGGTGATGGCTCAGGTGTTCTTCACACTCCAAATCGAAAAAACCCTAAATATGGTTTTACCCTTATCTTTTCTTCTCTTCCAGTTTTCTGATGTCTAACAACCCTTTACCCAAAACACACCGCATCAATTTCCCAATTGTCTTCCTTCTGTCATACTCCTCTTACAAATGGAAACTGATTCTAAAAGCTATTCATATCTCTTGCGGGTTTATGTTGGTTCGGAGGCTGGGCTCAAGAACCTTGATGAATACCTATTGTCTCATAGTTACATCACATGGTAAGTTTCTTAACACTTTTTCTTTCAAATGGATTGATTCAATCCTTCTTTACGTCATGTAGATTTAAAATAATGTTAATTTTCCTAAGGTATCAAGCTTCAAAGGATGATCTCACTGTCCATGCAGCTTTCACAAAACCCCCATCACCACAGTATGTGAATGTATCTCATTGGTTCACTCATATTGATgcccttttgaggatttcgtatGTTCTTAAAACCTTTATCTTTTTATTACCATTATTCCTTATCAACTACTTGTATTTGATGATTAATTTCCTTTTTCAGTGGTGTGTCTGCTGAAGGCAGTGGTGTTGTTGTTGAGGGCTCCGCTTCTTTCCCAGAAGAAGCCATTGCAACTCCTCCTGTTGCTGATACAAAGGCATGTTTATCAACTTGTTTATATAAAATTTCAATTCTTTTTTGCAAAATATGTGACacgaaatatatgaatttcagGCTGCAGCTGATGAAGATGAGGATAGTGACGTGGATCTTTTTGGTGAGGAGACTGAGGAGGAAAAGAAGGGTGCTGAAGAACGTGCAGCTGCAGTGAAAGCATCTGGGAAAAAGAAAGAATGTAAGGCTAAATTTGTCTTTTCAATATTATGTTTCAAATGCAAAATTGACAGTGTTCTCGATTGCGTAATCAGTTAGGAAGTCTTCGGTGTTGTTGGATGTGAAGCCTTGGGATGATGAAACTGACATGCAAAAGCTTGAGGAAGCTGTTAGAAGTGTTCAAATGGAGGGCTTGCTATGGGGTGCATGTATGTTGAATATTTTTCTTTTCTCTTAAAATCAACTTATGCCATGTTTAATTTTTGTAATTGGATAAatgataaatttaaaaaatatgtgAGAAAATGCAGCAAAGTTAGTGCCAGTTGGATATGGTATTAAGAAGCTCTAGCATTGCTATCGCAGCTTCTCTGAGCACCACCTCTCCCCTGTTTGCTTTGTTTGCTTTCATCGACAAAGAACTCCAAAAGCAAAAAAATcttcaaatatatatattaatgatgTTTCTGCAGGAAGGTAACTtcaaatatatattaatatatatatatatatatatatatatatatatatatgtattgtacGATGGAGAGACTTGCACTAATAAACAAAAGCATGATGGACAGATACATGGGAACTAACAAACAAAAGCATGCAGGTACTTTTCTGCAGGAACCTCCATTTTCTGTTTGCTCTGCTGTCAAACTTCTATTTCCATTTTATTTAAATCACCAAAACAAGAAAGAAACAAAAGAGTTTAATGAACCGGTTTCCTTCTGAACCGGTTTCCAAGGATCCGAACCGGTTTACAAAGTTCATGTATTTTTATTGAAGAACCGGTTTGAAACCGAACCTGTTTAGCCTTGAACTGGTGTTGACCATTTTGACTTGAACCAAACCGGTTCTAGGAACCGAACCGGTTTTGAAAAAAAACCGGTTTGTACACCCCTATGATCTGGTGTCTGTTGATACAATCATTGAAGAAAGGCTTACTGCAGAGCCAATTAATGAATATGTTCAGAGCTGTGATATTGTGGCCTTCAATAAGATCTGTAAGTTCATTCAtgctaaaaaaaattattgttattattttttttggttaTTGATGATGGAATTGGATGTGTTGTAATTGCAGAATTCCTGCTTGATTTGGTGGGACAGAAGAAAGATGCGGGAGGATGGTTTTGTGGAGTTGTTATTTATGTAGTTTGCAGTTGTGTTGATCATGAGGGATCCCTGTTGTTAGTGGTTCTATCAGTGTGTTGACCTTTTGCTATATATATGGTTATGTTTGTGTTGATCTTTGATTGTCTCCTAACATCATTTGCAAATCCAAAACCAAAATCATGGAccaggtaatatatttctcatttctATTTATTACCACATTTTAATTATTTCCATTTTTACCCTTGTTTAACCTTCTTCTATAAACCAGGTTCCAGCTTATGGGGTTTTGATTTCTGGTCACTCACTTTTAATTGATGAATCAAGTATGACTGGCGAGAGTAAAATTgtaagtttttataaaattttgttaCCTTGTGTTTTTTCTGAAATCTTTTTTAGGGTATATAAAgcaactttttatttttataaatgtaACAAGTTCATAAAGATCATAAATCACCATTTTTAATGTTGGGGTGTAAGGGGGCATATGGAGCAATCAAAATTTTCACTGTTGCTGTATTTATTTAGCAATTAGTATTTACTTCATGTATTTTTATTAAGTTTCCTTTTTTACCCTTCTTCTAATTTGATGAATCTTTAGGTCAcgattgttgttgttgcggttccACAAGGACTTCCATTAGTTGTCACATTAACGTAAGTTGAACCTTTGCTTATAATTATTAATCCTTTTCTTTTAAATTAGTTTttgattaataaaatataaatcatgTTACTCATAATTATAGGCTGGCACACTCGATGGGATAAATGATGTCGGATAAAGCGTTGGTAAGTTTTATAAGTTTGTTTACAATAAATCTCTTGGGGGCATTTTCGtaattttggtaagttttataaTTTTGTTGCGACTATTTAGTCCACATAAAACAACTTTGATGTTCGTTATTCGTGATAAAACAAGGGTAAGTTATGTTGTGCAACATGTGTTTTTAAAGAATGAAGAAGTTGGATACCATTTGATGTAATTATCCTTTTGTTTCTGTATAGACCCCCCTTGAAAACTTAGAACCTGTTTTGAGGGAAGATATCCAGAAGGTAATTATAGTTAATAGTTATTAATTACTTATTGTAAatatgtaatatgtaatattacatCATCTTTTGTTTCTGATGGTAAGCTGTGTAACCACATCatcttttctttacacttttaACATGTAAATATGTAATATTTTAACCTTTGATTACCTTTCTTGTGTTCATGTTATCTTACAATGCAGTTGATTATGAAAATTTGAAACCACCTGTTATGGATAGTCTGGATGTCTTACTAGCTGTATGTATACCTTTCTCTCACCTCAGCTATATGCATGCCACTATGAGCCTAAAAACTAAATATATTTCTTGAAAGTTAACATGTTTGTTAATGTATGCAGAAGAAAAAGCGTCCAAAAAGTGATCCTTAAACTAACGGTAGTCCTGCAGTTGAAATAGAAAACTCAGATCCTGATGTTATGGGGCctcaaaaggtttataacatttattgTGTTCATTATTTAAAGACATCATTTAAGCTTCATTTATATAAAGAATTAAAGATACATTTGATtataatcaagattaagggagacttgtaatcatgtttggcattcctttccagtaagaaacagagttgtatgattatttgttagttttataggaatgtataacacatgttagcaatgtattatttttgtttaacatttgaatgattctttgtatgacattataatttgtgcaatttattttatattatgcaatgggttgtattttttgtatatggtattttatttctattaattaataaatatataattttttttaaacatttaaatttacgatacgcaaaaatgtatgtcatcttcatttatgacatgatctttcttgacaggggctttcttgatacgcattgcgtgtcattaacacgcgcgtcgtaaggttacgacacgcgaatgcgtgtcgtcttcctttatgacagggccttccttgatacgcattgcgtgtcgtaaccgcgcgtcgtaaatgcgcgtcgtaaatgcgcgtcgtaaatgcgcgtcgtctatagacgacgcgtaaaagcgcgtcgtctctctttatgacagggccttccttgacacgcatttgcgcgtcgtctgagcgttttacgacgcgcaatgagcgtcgtaaaaggccttttttctagtagtgaaggtactctaaggacccataaagtttccaactttatgggatACCAACACTCCAACTAGCCTAAACATGCAGAATAATTCATAAAAGTCTAGATCTAGTAACAAGGAGTCATAAAGCTTGAAGCTTGAATACTCAAAAAGGTCCAGAGAAGTTGCAAGAAGATGATAAAGAGACTTGCAAGCTAGATCTATGCACCAAAGTGATGGGTTTGGAGGTTATAAATTAAAGCATGAGGCGAAATAacttaacccttaagttcacacgcaacctaatttggatctatgttttctctattgatagctATAACCTATGAATATCAAGAACACTAACTATAATCAAAATtacaagggattagggtttacatacattttgattattattttaaataaccaAAAACTTCCTTTCTTGAAGTCTCTTGGAAAGCTAACACCATAAGCTTGATGTCTCTAATGGTTTATACCCAAACCCTAGAAATAGAAGACTTGAGAGGAGAAATGAGAGGGGAGTAGAAATTTGAATCTTCTTTCTTTAGGTATGCTTGGACGAAAATGGGGAGCCcatagggtcctatttatagctgATAGAAAAATCATACATAACCCTAATttggaataaaataatattatttcaaatccGACTTTATATAGTTTCCTTATTATCCACATGGAGAATTCTAGACACACTAGGAGGCTCCCAAATTTCGGACACCATAGAAATATTCCAAAATCTCTCTCTttttcaacttttgaacaattacaACTCAAGTCCTTGCACTATATATCCCAAaattaatccaaattaatttttgattaattattagttaaataatattatttataattaatatattaatctcataatataataataaattatttattgctatttattaatcatataataaatcaacaaAACAACCTCTCTCTTTAAAAGTCATTAAAATGAATTACTAGTTTTTAGtgtaacccaaaaaggacttttcttttaattcaagtatataccagtttagttattgacttagacacctaatctaacagtctcctacttggataagtctataactacaattgcaattataacttctaaattaaacAATAAAGTGTGCTTTCCAAAGCAACTGTCAGACTCTGATCTGATCAATCattggccctaagataagtgatcaaatattcctttatcttcaaaatatcatatggacatgagacatggattataattaaTCTCATTGTCCTAGAttatgtttcctgatttctgatttgtgatgacatCATTAGAATACTagttaaacacatcaattcagtcctgtcTAGGCCCAACACTATtttgtcaacaccaaatcaccgaggggcccacatatattgcttttcccattagggaaaaaggaactaataaaattcgacttatatacttgtatcttttactcaccaaatcatggaTGATGATATGTTTTACAACATCATGTTAATGATGTGTTTTTGCAAtaccaatgcacaaccgacttgtaaattacaactcataaatccctgttttaaaaataaaagatattatcatcttaggattactcgtgatataatccatgaagtaattatcAGAGCATAGGTTTATCCAATACCTAAAAtcccattttctaagtactcatgaacattgtagcaatctTATTGCAATGTCTagtcctgtcacacccccgaaccggaacggcggaaacgtctgggggcggatgacgtcattgtacagtatcataacaattgaatatgaatgaaacaagCATCGCAGCCAATATAGTGAATGTAGAATTATTACATTGTGTTCAAATTTTTGCTTACATAACTTCAAAAATATGTAACAAAGTAAATGACGCATTGTGACGTCGTCCCATTTCCCAAAAAGGTAGTCACTTGAAGTTACCtgttactgattccctgagaatacaagtgattttgaaaagtgtcaacaattaagtgggtgagttcataagcatttttttatgaaaaaggtTTGTATCTGTTTTGCGAAAAATGGTTTTGTTtacttccagaaaatccgatattttctttaaaaacgaGCTGTAAGTCTTATGCCCAAGACTAAAAATGTAGGTATTTCCTTTGtatctttttcttgtaaaataataatatatgtttctagaaaatccaatattttctcaaATATGAACTGTAGTCTTAAAACCTTATGACCAGAAATGTGAGTGATGTTGTACTGAAGAATAGTATGTAGTTTTATCTTTTTATAAAACTGATGAAGTGAAAGTTACCTCGTAAATCAAAATTTTTTGTTAATACCTATGTGAGTTATAATAACCATGCTTAATATGATTGATATGcctgaacgacgttcttcaggcatcggaattggtagacatttgtcaccctaaacTTGTcagtctaactatagcgaacaacTTAGGTGCGGAGTTCTcaatcccgtataaatctatacacaactatctcgctctccctcgaggagactttggttataatacaggacttaatgtgtacgctaggtaggtatggtgaagagaatgtctcacaatagCATCAACAAATTTGTGTGAACTATGACTccttttttcttgtaaaatgaaataattatatggTTCTTCGGAAATGAAAGTGTAGTTTTgtgaatcccaaactataccaattatagtttgtcttgtatgttttttttagactatttatataatcttttatataaatataaagttgtAATCTTGTCTAGtgtcaaaatatgtaatcaaaacatgatatctttgggttaacCATTTTGCTAGAAAAGTTATCTTTTAGTAAAAGTTTCCAAAAGCTTTGTAGTTTTCCAAATCATACTTTTCCTTATGATATTTATAGCATATAATGAGTTATGTTCTTATTGACTTTGCATATCCAAAactaatatatcacaaatatTGTATAAAAAGTAGTGATATTCTTAACTTGAACAAATAAGGGTTTATACTTCAACTTTTAAGAAGTAACAAGCAAGTGTTCATGTAATAAACCaattttgacttgtatccccccccctaaaaacataaaaatctcgAAAAAGTgggggtgtgaactcaccttgagtggatttTTGTAGATAGTTTGAAGGGTTGAGATGAAGATTTCGAGCCTAGATCTTTGAATGAAGTAGATGAGCTTCTTTGGAGATGTGATTATCCTAAGCATGttaacacataataatgtgtAAAAATGATGAATTTAACTTAATAATGTGTAGATACACTAGTGGTTTGCAAAATGCTTACCAAGACTATAAGGACCACTTGATGATGATAGCCTTGGAGAACTTTAGTTCTTGTTATTGAGAGAAATTTTATAAAGATGAAAGAAGGGAAGGATAGTAAAAGAAAGTGATTGTGAATGGAATTAGGTCTTCTAGTCGTGGTTTAAATGGAAGAATGGAATGGATGGTGCTCATGTTTATTTGGGGAATAATCTCAGGTGTTGCATGGTTATTTGAAAGATAAGGGAGTGTGTTGCATAGTTGTTCGTTGGGTAAAATGGAGTAAGGTTGAGTTATTCTATCACAAATGTCATTTTTCTCTTTATTACAACCGAATACATCTTTGATGTTACCAAGACATGGGTGATTTCAGTCTAACATGTTTTCTCTAGAGTGTTTCGTCCTAGCATCACTTATTAAGGCTGATTTCGGTTTTAAATCACCCACAAAGGGTGATTTCGCTCCATACCCTTTCCCTCATTTGGGTTTTCAGATTTTGGGGTTTCTAGGCCAAAAACCCTAAAGCACTTTGTAATTTATGATTGTTTCCATCTTGTTGACTTTTCACAGGTTCCATACATGTATGATTTTCTAAGTATgcatatatact is a window of Lactuca sativa cultivar Salinas chromosome 1, Lsat_Salinas_v11, whole genome shotgun sequence DNA encoding:
- the LOC111876322 gene encoding elongation factor 1-delta 1, with protein sequence MVSFLTLFLSNGLIQSFFTSCRFKIMLIFLRYQASKDDLTVHAAFTKPPSPQYVNVSHWFTHIDALLRISGVSAEGSGVVVEGSASFPEEAIATPPVADTKAAADEDEDSDVDLFGEETEEEKKGAEERAAAVKASGKKKECKAKFVFSILCFKCKIDSVLDCVIS